Within the Salvia hispanica cultivar TCC Black 2014 chromosome 4, UniMelb_Shisp_WGS_1.0, whole genome shotgun sequence genome, the region tggattattttcccgtatatgcgtcgtaaatttaattccgtatatcgcaattttttaattcggtaaatgtagtatattttgaattatttttattgcaattGGCCTAAATCgacgtggcaggtggtttttttagtgttgctgacgtggcgggGAAGAGAATGGGCGGCCTATTTgcccattgcggatgctctaaggccttttaagggggtgagtgactcatttctaatatggtatcagagcgggcccAAGCCGATGATGGAtttatctctttatttcttttcttgcctacccacgtgatggaagtccgatgtgtcattaCGGCCCACACATGAGATGATCCTAGCTCACCTATAAAAGTATGGATAACTCTCCCCCTTATAAAGCCTTTTAAGATTGAgtggctcatttctaataCATTCCACCTTCTTATAATTTAGGTTTTTTGATAATATTATCTATGCATTCCAATAGGTAACAAGAGGAAATTATATAGATCTTGACAATAGTTTATGTTTGACAAAATTGACGTTGCACGCTTGAAGATGGGTCGGGTATTAGTTCCGATTATATAAATGAGTCATGAACTTGAGGGGTCTATTTACATGATAAGCATTTATATTTAGAACAAGAATCGTATATAATTGAATACCGAATTATAGAGAAATCAAATAGTTCGATCTAGagttcttaacaaaatggagtagaaataaagtaaaaaaaattgaatcttgatttgtatttatttaacatgAAACATGCAATTTGAGGGTCAttctattgatttttaattatttagcaTGAAACATGCAAATTGAGGGTATACAATTCTCTTCATATTCGTTGCAAAACACTAATTGATCAATCTCAAGTTCTTTTACTTTCTGGGTGAGTAAATgtgcaatattttttttgaccATCTCTATCTCAAATCTCAATGCGTGAAATATCAAACTTTCTTCTAGCTGCTTCATGAACTCTATTTTTCAGtccaatattaataattttcatCACATGTAGTAGTCCATTTTGAGTgttaatttttacaaatttcctcactataaacaaaaaaatatcacagaTTGCGGACAACACATGTCGCTAATGGCTGGCGGATAGTCCGTTGATAAATTTACCTATGGCCATTCTAAACATAGGGAATTAACTCTAATTTCAATCTGGGCCTAGGTAGGATgactttatttatataaactaAAGCCCAACTATAAGTATGTAGTAGTACCTACTAATTAACCCAATTGATAATAAACATGGTAGGCCTAAGCTatatatttctctattttatcaatatcaatttattacaaGTAGTAATCCAtttgtccctgaaaatttgtcacttatttccaaTATTGctcgtccctaaaaatttatcacattttatttttactatttttttatagtggaccctacattccactaactcattataactcacattttattataaatctaatatatataattaagacACACATTCtgctaactttttcaactaactttttttcacacTTCTTAAAACTCGAACCGGGTGAAATGGTGAATTATTAGGGACGGAAGATTATCACACATCTTaacaattcaaatatattacgttgataattaattattagtattatttaatttatttattattctattttaaaactaatatgtttgacaacattaatttattcattataaaattttactaaaatttgcaaataagtaaaaattactacataattaaaataagcaaattattaaaattatataaatagatttcTGAAATTAAAGATATAACTACACTCTCGTTCACTCACTCGCTCTCACTCTTACTCTTATCGACCATGTCGGGTAACAAGAGTTGTCcgctcttcttcctcttcatcatcttttATTCACTCGCGGCCGCGGACTCCACAGACATATTGTATGAAATCGCACCATTCATTAGGGTTTACAAAAATGGCAGCGTTGAGAGATTAATCGGAACAGATACGGTTCCTCCGTCGCTGAATCCGAAATCCAAAGTTCTCACCAAAGACATCATCACTGAACCATCTCTCAACATCTCCGCAAGGCTCTATCTCCCTCGCTCCGCTGCCTCGCTCCAACTTCCCCTTCTAATCTACATCCACGGCGGCGCGTTTTGCACCTGTTCCCCTTTCTCTTCCACCTACCACTACTACCTAAACTCCATCGTCGCTGAAGCTAACGTCGTCGCTGTCTCCGTCAATTACCGTTTAGCCCCAGAGAACCCTCTCCCCACCGCCTATGAAGACTCATGGTTCGTCCTTAAATGGATCTTCTCCCACTCCAAACAGGGCGGAGGCGGTAGCGAGGCATGGCTGCGGAACAACGTCGATTTCGACCGTGTTCACGTGAGTGGAGACAGCGCTGGAGGCAACATAGCCCACAACGTGGTGGTCCGGGCCGGGTTGGAAGAACGGGTCGTGTTAGGATCAGCGGATTGTTCCTGAATTGCCCGCATTTTTGGGGGAAGGAAAGAATTGGGAATGAAGCGGGTGACCCGGAAATGGTGGCGCGGGAGAAGAGTATATGGATCCATGCATACCCGAATTCCACCGGGTTTGACGACCCGCTGTTGAACCCGGATTACGACCCGAATCTTTCGAAACTCGGTTGCAAAAGGGTTGTGGTTTATGTTGCTGAAAATGACATATTGAGAGATAGGGGATTGCAATACAAGAAGGCGTTGGAGAAGAGCAAGTGGGAAGGAGAGGTGAAGAGTGTGGAGGTGAAGGGAGCTGTTCATGTTTTCAATCTACGCTTACCTGAAAGTAAAGATTCAAAGGAAATGATGAAACATTTTGCTTTATTTCTCAACGAGAAAGAAAAGTCTCACTGTGGTTTGGGATTAGAGAGAGCGattatgtaataaattaatcttattTGCAATGTGTTAGCGCATCTCTGAGGAAAAGGGTAAAGGAaaataactaccatatttactttttctttaaaaaaattcatgctCTAATGGAAAGGGTATATGGGGAGGTATTATatcttctttcatttcaaGAAGACATCTTTACCTCTTCTTagtagaaaaagtaaaatgttaaattttaatttttgcctTTTTAATTTACCTTCTTTCCTTATAGTACGTTACCTCTTAAAAAGGTACAATtacctttttgagaaggtaaatgagaaatatacctTCTCAATTTACCTTTCTctcttggagatgctcttagacGAAATTATCCAAGATTATTATAGTCCCCTATTGTAGCACTAAATAGTACTCCGCACTCACTTCTCTCTTTGTCCCATGTCCATTGCaagtaattgattttattttattttttgcaaataaCAGCGCATTTTTTCACTCTTAATTACTTTATTGTCTTTTTACCAATCCACGAGTGACTAATTTTATAGATTACTCATaacttgtactccctccgtcccatataattttacacaatttgacttggcacgggttttaagaaatgtaatagaaagtgagttggaaaggttggtgggatgtgggtcctacttttaaagtattggttttataataaaatgtgagtagaaatgagttagtggaatataaggtccactaccaaaaatggtaaaagtgaaatgggtaaaattatgtggaacggactaaaatggaaaactgggtAAAATtacgtgggacggagggagtagtagaaattattttaaattttactgtTTCGGATAATAAATTTCTATTCTACCTACTTGCAAGTTGTTAAACTAAATGACGTTAAACATGTGAGTCCCTTTAACCTATAGCTACATGCAAGTTGTTACACTAAATGACGTCAAACATGTGCAATTTGCGCCCCTTTAACCTACATAGGAGTTGTTCGACCTTGTTCTTTTACAAGATCatgtcaaaaaattatttcaatggACAAAAATGGTACTAACTTTCTTGTGCTATGCTAACCACACATTGATGGTCTGATGAGAATGGGTTACCTACCTATGGAAATTTCCTTTAGTGTGGACACATCGGGGACCAGGCGTCCATTCCAACTTTATGTAGGGGAATACATCAAGCCGCACATAAAGATCACCGTTACAAAATTTGCACAATTGCTTATTCTAAAAGTCTATTACAGGAGTTGTTATTTTACATTCATATATGAACCTTTTAGTAAAGTGTTGCAAGCAAAGAGACATTTTATGtggaatgataaaaaaatattccactATCCCTGTTAGAAGTCTACATTTGGCCaggcatgaattttaaaaaatactataaaagaaTGTGAGTTATAAAAGTTACTCcagtaaatataaatttcacttttatatttttagtgatAATAAATTGTAAGTAGAATATGTTAATAAAATGGAGGTCTACTtaacatttataataaaaatgaaagtgaactcttattaattatgagacggagcaaaataacaaaagtgaACTTTGAATAGGGGATGCACGAAGTATAAGTATTTAATAgcgaaaatgataaaatattttgttaaaagaatcattattttttttatctctattaGAATACTCATTCATTCCACCttcttattttagattttgattaaattatctATGCATTCTTTTAGGTAGCATGagcaaataatatatatagaccttgacaataaattatgtttgaCTACAAAATTGACCCCACGCTTGAAGAGATATGTACGGGTGTCTGATTTAATTACTTGATATGCATTTATATTTCGAGCTTGAATTGTTTAAAAGATTGAATTATAAAGAAAGCAAATAGAATCAATGTAGAAAATTTGAACCCTTGCCAATTAGCAGTTAAAATTAAGGACGGCAATTAATTCGAGAcggataaaaaaagaaatttatgtcaattaacgggggacaaagagagtaattttctcaatttaattaaattaaatttgcatatatcatacatcaaattaaagataattttatatagatttTAACGAAATCTCAATCGCATACATTTGgacgaaaataaaattgcatgaaaatatattacGTATTCTCTCCTTCCACGGAAACTGgtttctctcaaattttttacACCATTCTATCCcacttttctctttctctcccaTTCACccattttttgtttctcttctctgtattattttaccatttgctcattaaaacttgtatcgTTCATCcataagactatttttgttGGGTGgatgaagtactccctccatcccaaggaagatgatccCTTCATTGGACGGCACGAGAATTTatgtaactttattttgtgtgctaaatagaaagagtaaagtaagagagagagagaataaagtagagataaaagtgcttctatttttagtaatgggtcatcttgattgtgacaaatcaaagaaaagtgagtcatcGGACGGAGGGGGTATATTTTAATGACTTACAAAGTAATGCTCTTCGTTATATTGTTATGATGTTCTATGTCAATGTACATAATATCCTAAGTTTAATAtgtataatttcaaaaaaattgtgatgtttaattatgctttttgaatttgaaagcAATTGTAGTTAAGGAAGTATGTTGCATTGGTGTGCAAGAAGATGCATAGAAGAACGTCAAAcgggcatttggtgtgctaCAATCGCACTGGGCAATAGTGAAAGGCCCGACGCGTTTTTTAGTACATATCCTATAACtcttatacttcctccgtcccacattaaGAGTGtcatttagttatgacacgagttttaagaaattggtggagtgtgtaataaatgaaatgagatggtgaagtgtgtaataaatgaagtgagttggttgaaggtgagtctctttttgacttttcaattttttatttttgttttggtttattttaatgtagataatgacattttgatgtaattttgatgaaaaatggggtaaaattgtatgaccaaacatggaaaattctaaatgtgactcttaaattGGGACgaacttttatggcaaaatgtgtctcttaaa harbors:
- the LOC125220568 gene encoding LOW QUALITY PROTEIN: probable carboxylesterase 5 (The sequence of the model RefSeq protein was modified relative to this genomic sequence to represent the inferred CDS: inserted 1 base in 1 codon), whose protein sequence is MSGNKSCPLFFLFIIFYSLAAADSTDILYEIAPFIRVYKNGSVERLIGTDTVPPSLNPKSKVLTKDIITEPSLNISARLYLPRSAASLQLPLLIYIHGGAFCTCSPFSSTYHYYLNSIVAEANVVAVSVNYRLAPENPLPTAYEDSWFVLKWIFSHSKQGGGGSEAWLRNNVDFDRVHVSGDSAGGNIAHNVVVRAGLEXTGRVRISGLFLNCPHFWGKERIGNEAGDPEMVAREKSIWIHAYPNSTGFDDPLLNPDYDPNLSKLGCKRVVVYVAENDILRDRGLQYKKALEKSKWEGEVKSVEVKGAVHVFNLRLPESKDSKEMMKHFALFLNEKEKSHCGLGLERAIIVYKNGRLERLTGEDVVPPSSHWSPIQRRPNRGGVQPQPLRPTPILPKNSRFSSTSTAAAFPRIPDPAAFEDSWRALKWSAEGEEEWMNEFSDLNRVYLGGDSAGGNIAHNIAMRVGSENPEGFKLEGMFLNCPAFGGVDPIGRETAEEF